A section of the Thauera chlorobenzoica genome encodes:
- the ubiG gene encoding bifunctional 2-polyprenyl-6-hydroxyphenol methylase/3-demethylubiquinol 3-O-methyltransferase UbiG, which yields MSSLNADPAELQKFSDLAHRWWDPASEFKPLHEINPLRLGWINSKAELSGRTVLDVGCGGGILAESMAALGARVTGIDLSEKALSVARLHLFESGWKVDYRLIGAEAFADEQAGTFDVVTCMEMLEHVPNPASTIAACARLAKPGGHVFFSTLNRNLKSYLFAVIGAEYVLKLLPAGTHEYAKFIKPSELTRHCRNAGLDTRELIGLSYNPLTKVYSLDTDTGVNYLLHTQRPE from the coding sequence CCTGCAGAACTGCAGAAATTCAGCGACCTTGCCCACCGCTGGTGGGATCCCGCATCCGAATTCAAGCCTCTGCACGAGATCAACCCCTTGCGCCTGGGCTGGATCAACAGCAAGGCCGAGCTCAGTGGCAGGACCGTGCTCGACGTCGGTTGCGGAGGAGGCATCCTGGCCGAGAGCATGGCCGCCCTGGGTGCCCGGGTGACCGGCATCGACCTGTCGGAAAAGGCGCTCAGCGTCGCCCGCCTGCACCTGTTCGAAAGCGGATGGAAGGTGGATTACCGCCTGATCGGCGCCGAAGCCTTCGCCGACGAGCAGGCTGGCACGTTCGATGTCGTCACCTGCATGGAAATGCTCGAGCACGTCCCCAATCCGGCGAGCACGATCGCCGCCTGCGCCCGGCTGGCCAAACCGGGAGGGCACGTCTTCTTTTCCACCCTGAACCGCAACCTGAAGTCCTATCTATTCGCCGTGATCGGCGCCGAATACGTTCTCAAGCTACTGCCGGCCGGCACTCACGAATATGCCAAATTCATCAAGCCGTCGGAGCTCACGCGTCACTGCCGCAATGCCGGGCTGGACACCCGGGAGCTCATCGGCCTGAGCTACAACCCTCTGACCAAAGTTTATTCGCTCGACACCGACACCGGCGTCAATTACCTGCTCCACACCCAGCGCCCGGAATGA
- a CDS encoding TetR/AcrR family transcriptional regulator, with product MSAAGEVKSVVSDPRLVEERRRQIILAAVELFSEEGYHTTTIQQIARKAGTSTGLIYQYFGDKEDVLFLTLKLVIDSYENEIPPHLEGVSHPVERLCKALSAYCSIVDRLRDATVLAYRSTMSLRAERRVLIKDGETRTNRLIEGCVRACTSAGFMRPVNEHLLAYQYVMFAHSWALKHWSYRNRYTLEEYIAEGTRLLVEPFLTAKGHLVLAGMRAAEESAASPPMC from the coding sequence ATGAGTGCAGCGGGAGAGGTGAAGAGTGTGGTGTCCGACCCCAGGTTGGTCGAGGAGCGCAGGCGGCAGATCATCCTTGCGGCGGTCGAGCTGTTTTCCGAGGAGGGCTACCACACCACCACGATCCAGCAGATCGCGCGCAAGGCCGGCACCAGCACGGGCTTGATTTACCAGTATTTCGGGGACAAGGAAGATGTGCTCTTCCTGACCCTCAAGCTCGTCATCGACTCCTACGAGAACGAGATTCCGCCCCACCTGGAAGGGGTGTCCCATCCGGTGGAGCGGCTGTGCAAGGCCTTGTCGGCGTACTGCAGCATCGTCGATCGGCTGCGCGATGCGACGGTGCTGGCCTACCGCTCGACCATGTCGCTGCGTGCCGAACGTCGGGTCCTGATCAAGGATGGGGAGACGCGCACCAACCGTCTGATCGAAGGTTGCGTCCGTGCCTGTACCAGCGCCGGCTTCATGCGCCCGGTCAACGAGCACCTGCTGGCCTATCAGTACGTGATGTTCGCCCACTCATGGGCGCTCAAGCACTGGTCCTACCGCAACCGCTATACGCTGGAAGAATATATCGCGGAAGGGACCCGGCTTCTGGTGGAGCCTTTCCTGACCGCCAAGGGCCACCTGGTGCTGGCAGGCATGCGTGCCGCGGAAGAATCGGCGGCCAGCCCGCCGATGTGCTGA